The following nucleotide sequence is from Apium graveolens cultivar Ventura chromosome 4, ASM990537v1, whole genome shotgun sequence.
tcgtaatgtttctattatgatgaataaacgaattatatgttctggtacattgcaagacaatttgtatataattaatcctagtcaacctgcactgcaactgcaatttagggaattgaacaacacatcttctaactctactaaaagaaaggatccttctagtttgaaccaaacatatctttggcacttgagattaggtcatattaacttgaggaggattcaaagactggtagtagacgggcctttaagctcattagcagtggagccatttccagtttgtgaatcctgcttggaaggtaaaatgactaataggcctttcaaggcaaaggggaatagagccaaacaagtgttagaattggttcactctgatttatgtggacccatgaatatccaagcaagaggtggttatgaatatttcgtcactttcattgatgattattctagatatgggtatgtttatttgttgcgccgtaagtctgagtgctttgataagttcaaagagtacaaagctaaaactaagaagcgacttaataaaagtatcaagtcactatgatcagatcgtggtggcgaatacttgcttggagaatttagggaatatttatcagaaaatgggatagaatcccaattaactgcaccaggcacaccccaacAAAACGGtatagcagagagaaggaaccgaactcttttagagagtgttagatcgatgatgagttattcggatttacccaagtcgttttggggacatgccttagagacaatagcttatcttctgaacttagtaccttctaagtcggttcctaaaacccccttagaattgtggatcggggataaaccgagtctaagacatattcgaatatggggttgtccagcacatgtgctgaacaagaacgcgactaagttagaatctcgtacagaagtaaagttgtttgtaggctaccccatgggaacgaacggatatttattttatagtccgaaaaatcgggatgtcattgttagcaccaatgcaagattcttggaggaggactatataatgaatcacaaacccatgagtagtgtcgttttagaggaactagtgggagggacaaataatacccatgaagctgtagtacaagtagaacaaccacaacataatgtacaacctgtcactaataccgcaccagtgcctcgtcgtagtgggagggttgttcaacagcctgatagattcatgtttttgggagagtcttcagacttggtccctggtaaacatgatgatgatccccgtacatacgaagaggcagtacaagacaaagatgcagatctttggcaaaaggcgatggaatctgagatagaatcaatatattctaatcaggtctgggagctcgtggaaccacccaaaggtataaaacctattggatgtaagtggatctacaagaaaaaaaggggattagataaaaaggtgaaagcctggaaagcaagacttgttgcgaaagggtatactcagaaagaaggtatcaattatgaggaaacctttttaccagtagtcatgcttaagtcaatccgtattcttttatctatagcagctcatctcgattatgagatttggcaaatggatgtcaagacagcttttcttaatggaagtcttgaagaaaccatctatatgaaacaaccaaaaggattcattaaggaaggccaagagcatctggtatgtaagcttaagaggtctatttatggacttaaacaagcttctagagactggaatattcgttttgatcaggcagtccagtcatatggatttgatcaaagtccaagcgaatcgtgcgtgtataagagaagtgaaggtaatgcagtggtttttctagtactatatgtagatgatattttactcattggaaacaatgttgagatgttgtcatcagtaaaggcatggttgttcaaataatttgacatgaaggacttaggtgaagcggcatacatccttgggatcaaagttataagggatcgcaagaaaaggatgttggctttatctcaagagccctacattgatgaagtattagctcgttttaacatgcagaactccaagaaaggttttctaccttttaagcatggagttgctctatctaagaagcagtttccttcgacacctaaggatatagagagcatgaaagcagttccttatgcttcagcatgtggaagcttaatgtatgttatgttatgtacgaggcctgacatctgctttgctgtaggcaaggttagtagatatcagtcgaacccaggtcaggaacattggagtgcagtaaaaactatactcaagtacctgagaaggactaaggagtatatgttaatttacaaggcctcagatctatttcctttgggatatactgattcagatttccaatcagatagggataagaggaaatcaacctcgggatatgtttttactttgggaggtggagccgtaatatggaggagtgtaaagcagaaatacattgcagactccaccatggaggccgagtacgtggcggcctctgaggctgccaaggaggctgtatggttcaggaacttccttttggacttagatgtggtacctaatttgcctaggagcttgacggtgtattgtgataacactggtgctgtggcaaattcaaaggaaccgcgagaccacaaagcagctaaacatattgaacgtaagtatcatctcatacgaggaatcgtaaagtgaggggatatagttgtggctcatatatcatcagaagacaaccgggcagatcctttcacaaagagcttgccaaccaaggtttttgacaagcatgtggaagcgataggagtcagatggatggacacatagatttttatgtaatagtggattaaataaacactaatgtacacatagaatattttgagtataagtgggagattgttagtgtatactgaaaatatttatttgaagtatgtacatttatttctggccagtttatttgagaatcatttgaatgtttacatgttgtctaatattatatattatgaacaatctagtatcaaatgggatacagaatattagattgttaaatacagttatataatataataaggttcacagcacaggtggtgttggacaatccactggtatgactgtagtattatttagattagtttatattgactaataaataatgctagtatactttgtgtatattgaacatgatcaaatttagaattgctcccttaatactgattaagaaggagaactaagattctgtgttattattaatgcttaggttcttaatccggaaatagtaattgacacgtgtatattatttacatgctttgatttatatatgaaataattcttttgaattatatcattatattttgggtgatggaattatatacatggtggatattatatATTGAaagaatccatgtcctgataatattcgggttaatgatgtccccttgaaagctcaaaaagatttaattatgtgaaaccctgcaggtggaatttattctggcataattaaataaaggttgagtggatgatcaaggataaaagatattaattaaataaattatcagtaatttatttaattaatggacatatgatattttaaacatggggaatttaataagcaaataatattggaaccgaattaattaaattacggtattaggaaaggtagtgcaaatattaattctttagtggattgaattaatatttaattacattgggctaggctcaagatgtaattagaaggctcaacctaattatccatggtccctattgtagcctatatatattcttattctcttcttgtttggcaattgtgtgaaaacatattgtagccaccaaggagcaagaagagaggataacttgagaagacggaggccacacttcgctcaagggaatttgagaatacaatagaagagcgtggaatcaaccattaacaaggtaatcctcttttcgtaatctttatcgtaaaacgtagtaacatcctaagtccgtggttcccaacaggAGCCTCATTTAGTCGCTCTCTTCCTCATCTCCTTCCTAAGGTCATCAGCAAGTTTCCCGGTTTCTTCATCAAATCGGTACCAATCAAAGTCATCAATCTTTTCTAAGAAGATCCTCATCCTCACTAATGGTAATTGGGAGGGCATCAGCAGCATCTTTAGCTTCCCTCTCCAGCTTAGCAACACGATCTATAAGGTCCTTTATCTGGGAGTCTGTCTTCTCTTTCTCAGCAACATGATCCAACTTGAGCTTCTCTTTGGCTGACTTCTCATCTTGAAGATCTTTATTAAGTCTCTCAGTTGCATCCTCAAGCTTTTTCTTCCAAGTACCTTCTGGCACTCAGCATTGGCCCGAGTCTCCGCAAGTATGGATTCGAAGGCCACTAACTGTTTGCTCATCTCTCGATTTGAAGAAGCTAAGGCCCGAATCTTCTTGTGACGAGTGGTTTGATGATAGAAAAGCTTAGCTATAGCTCTAGTCATGGAAGCATTGGACTCCTCCAAGGACTGATGTGACCAAGCATACATACTAGCTTCTACAACATGGGCATTCGCCAATTTTTCAAAGATATGGCTAACCTGTCAAGGAGGAGGACTGAATGAAGAGCTTTTGTTTTTTTTGGTCCGCTTTAGCGGTGGTTCTTCATGAGTAATCATGATTTCAATAGGCTTCTTTCTACTAGAAGAACGTGGAGAAGATGGTTGTGGAAGATGCTCAGTATAACTTATTTGCTTAGGAGGATCCTGGGCAGTTACACCCACAAGGGAGTGGGAGTTTGCCTGATCACGAGAAGGGTTATCAGAAGCACCTCCCACCTCTTTCTTCCTCATGAAATGGATCGTGGGAGGCTTCTTGGAAGCCATGCCTGTACAATCAACAAAAAATTACGTCAATACAAGAAAAAAAAGTAATAAAGTAAGCATGTAAATGCTTTATAATTCAATGCAAGTGATACAGGATGCAACAGATTAATATGGGCTACCATGCAATGCATTTGATGTGAAGACTATATAACCAAACATTCTATTTGTCAATGAAACGGGTACCGGTTTGGCTCGTACGAGGGTTGACAACAATCTTTTCCGAGATCTTCACTTCTTGTCTTTGAAACCCACAccgaattaaattattttttgtGATTACGAGCCGGAGGTTTCTCTTCTCGTCAGGAAGTTTAACTATGTTGTCTGCATTCTCCTTATCTCTACCTTTAAGTATGGGGCATAACGGTTGATCTGTGACAAAGTGGGGAGATGTAAAGTGTATTAGTGCCAAGGCGCAAAGTATTGAATATATGAAAGGATACTGAGTTCGAAGAAACTTACCAAGACTAATGTTAAAATGGGTCTGCACGCGAGACACGTCATAAATATAGAAGTATGGTCTTTTCCAGTCTTCAGAATTGCTTGGACTTCCAACGGTTAAATTCTTTCCATAAAATTCAGGCCGGACagagaagtaaacataaccatAGTCCTTAGCACCAGATTGCTTTATAGTGACAAAATAATGGAGTTGCTCAGCTGTCAGTTTGGGTTATCCCTCAATATCATACATGATGTAAAGTGCAATCATAATTCTATAACCGTTCGGATTGATCTGGATGGGAGCAACCCTAAAATATTGGCACACGTCTCGAATGAAGGGGTGGAGAGTCGACGAAACCCCAAGTTCAAGGAGTGAGGTTGTCAAAACCATGCGGGGTGGCCTGCCCCCATTCTCCTTATGGTTGAAGCGGTAACATCGCATATGCTTTTGAGGAAGAATAAAGGGCAAcgaaatttattataaaatattaaagaTGAAGGGGAAAACATGAATGAAAATAAAACGACCTCTTTCATTTCTCTGTCAAAGTTCAAAGCGGGAACTTTTCAGGAAATGTTATAGATTGCAATTCAAATTTCTTCAACTTTGAAATAGTTAGGCTACTTCATAGACACATGGGATATTACAGCTAGTATAGTAAAGTATTACTTGTTTATTGGCCATAGGTATCTGTGTAACTTTTTGCTTGAAAGTTCTTTCAATGAAaaagtgtgtgcatgtgtgtgctTCTGCAAAATTGTTTTCACGAGGGTATAAATATTTGTACAATGGAATGAGTTTGTTGTGTTCAAAATTGTAATGGCCGGGTCCGAACGCTAAATTTCACTGAATTTGAATAtaaatgataataataataattactcCTTCTATTTTATTTTAACCGTCTCTTAACTTTTCTGCACATATTTCAAGATACTTTGACTGTATagtaaaaattattatatttaaaatttttcttttgtaaataaaagtttaagttatatatttttattcagaaaaataaaattttaaaaattattattttaaatatgcaGTCAAAGCAATTTGAAATGAGTATAAAAAAGTCAAACGACTATTAAAATGAAACAGAGGGAGTAATCGACAATATAATAGAATTTGGCCGGTCTCGtaaatttgtttatttttaattgTGAGCAAAACAAGTAGGTTTCATATGTTCGTATGGTATATCAAAATCGCTAGTAATAATAAGATTATTCCCCTGGATGCATACAAACAATTGTTTGCAAAATAATAATGGCTATAGTGACAGAGGAAAACGCAGAACTGATGGAGATTCAGAAGCTAGAAGGCCACTCTGACAGAGTGTGGGGCCTAGCCTGGAACCCCACCACCGGCGCCGACGGCGTGCCGGCCGTTCTTGCTTCTTGCAGCGGCGACAAAACCGTTAAAATCTGGCAACAAAGCTCCCCCAATTCATCTTTTCACCTCAAGGTCTTTAATTCTTTAACATCCAACTCATTGTTTTTTTTGTCCTAAATTATTGTCTATGCATAGTTCAGATTATGTCAAAAATATGATTACTTTCTTTGtctttattaaattttattatttcgAGTTTTTAAATGTTTTTATGCTTTATTAGAAACTCAAGGTTGTTAGACCTAATGTTTGCAATTAAAATGAATTAGTATTAGTTGTAAAGATTGGATTTTTATGTGGCAAAATGTTATTAggttgattttttttttgagGGATTAATTGAATTTGATTGGATACTAGTACTGATAGATTCTGTAGTATGTAATGTCTAAGGGTACTTGTTTTCTTGGGTAAAGATGATAAGTTGTATGTGATAATGTCTATATTGATGTTAACGTTATGATTGGTTAGTTATTACGCATTGCACTGGTTTGGTAGCATAAGATGCTTAGTTAATACTTCATTATCACATTATGAATGGAAGTCAAGTCATTGTTTTCTGTTCTAGTGGGACTATGTTTTCTAATTTAGAAGCTTGTTATTGAAGTTTGATGTTTGTTTTTAGTTGCAGATAGTATAGGAATGTATATGTTTAGGTTTCTCCATGGAAAGCTGTTTGAAGTAAATATTAGGAGAGGGTCATTTGAGAGAAGGCTAACTTTCATCCTTAGATGCTTGTCACTAGAAGCAGTTTTTAATTTGAAACAGTTTTATTTTGCTTTACTCTTTCTATATAAAATGTAACCTCTTATTGCGTCTTTGTTCCTGCATATGATCTGCTGCTTAAAGTACTTAGAGAAAAGCAATCATCATATATCAACGGACAAATTGAAGATcttttttctctctattttttcCAAATTAAAATGATTTAGGTTCTTGTTTTTCATCATCAGGTCTTGTTATATTTCTTAAACCTCATTTATCAATAAGTGGGTATATTAAGGAGTgctaaataaaattattatctTCCAGTTAGTGATGAAGTGTGTTTTGTAATACTATATTTATGCTTATGCAGGCAACTATTGAAGATACCCATACCAGAACTGTAAGATCATGCTCCTGGTCACCATCTGGTAAATTATTGGCAACTGCAAGCTTTGATGCCACCACTGGTATATGGGCACAGGTTGGGGATGACTTTGAATGCTTGTCCACTTTGGAGGTATTATTAGCGGCAACTTCATTGTGATAAATATTACAATAATTTTTATTGTCTTTTATTGCATAGTTTGCATGCAGCATCACTACTTTTGAAGGATAACAGGACTCTTTAGAATGCTTCTGATACACCTTTTGCAAAGTAATGTTGTGGTCATCTTATcgtgttcctgtgtttgtacaGGGTCATGAAAATGAAGTTAAGAGTGTTTCATGGAATGCATCCGGCTCTCTTCTTGCTACTTGTAGCAGAGATAAATCTGTTTGGATTTGGGAAGTTTTGCCTGGAAATGAATTTGACTGTGTTTCAGTCTTACAAGGTCATACACAAGATGTCAAAATGGTCCATTGGCACCCTTCCGAGGATATTTTGTTTTCATGTAGCTATGATAACACTATTAAGGTACATATGATGTGGAATATTGTTTTTGTAGTAGTTCAGCTCTCGTTGAATTGAACAGGATTGTACCAAGAGTGAAAATAATGCACACTACTACCTACAGGTTTGGATAGAAGAAGGCGACAGCGACGATTGGCATTGTGTTCAAACTTTAAATGAAGCGAACAAGTACTACCTAAAATCCTTCTTCATGCTAAATAAGTTCCCACATGATTGTATCCCTGTGTTTGAAGTTAATATCTTAGTTGGTCATTGCTACACTCGTAACATTGATACTTCAGAACCTGGACACTTGTGGACCTTGTGTTCATTCTCATGTTTAACTGAAAGATTTGCAAACATATGCACCATGTATCTTTAGCAAAATGTGTGGGGAGAGGTTTCTCGAATTTTCAATTATATATCTATGTCAATTATACTTCCATC
It contains:
- the LOC141720528 gene encoding protein CIA1-like codes for the protein MAIVTEENAELMEIQKLEGHSDRVWGLAWNPTTGADGVPAVLASCSGDKTVKIWQQSSPNSSFHLKATIEDTHTRTVRSCSWSPSGKLLATASFDATTGIWAQVGDDFECLSTLEGHENEVKSVSWNASGSLLATCSRDKSVWIWEVLPGNEFDCVSVLQGHTQDVKMVHWHPSEDILFSCSYDNTIKVWIEEGDSDDWHCVQTLNEANNGHSSTVWSISFNATGDKMVTSSDDLTIKVWGADIMSMQSGDGYAPWKHLCTLSGYHDRTVFSVHWSREGIIASGAADDAIRLFVENQHDLGDGPMYKLLLKKEKAHEMDVNSVQWGSQENGLLASSSDDGTVKIWKLAPRH